AGGATGTGTTGAAGCAGTCCACGCCACCTGTATTTTTTGATATCATAAGCCGATAAAAATATTTTTAATGGCTTATGCAATAATATGCATATAGTATACGTTATATGAAAGTTATAGCGTTCTCTCCAAATCCGTATGGTGCATGGGTTATGTCCCATCCGGTGAATGCTATGCTTAATTATCACCCTTTGCGCCATGGCCGGTGTACAAGGGCATTGTTGAACTAAAATCATTTTTATGCTACAACGTGCAGCCATGCTCGTAGCATCGGTGCTACTTTCCTCAGCTATATTCACCATCAATAGTGACGGACAGTCACGAAAAACCGACAAAGATGTTGACGTCAGTGAATCGCCGGTAGCTATGGCAAAACAGCTCACAGAGCCGAAAGACACAATTCTCGCATTGACCGAACAAGACTTCCTTGAAGTAGCCCAGTCGTTGGGTGTGGAAGTCGCCGCTATCAAGGCCGTCGTTGAAATCGAGGCCGGATGTACTCACGAGGGCTTTTCCGCTCCAGGCAAGCCGCTCATAAATTTTGACCTCACCATGTTTCGCCGATTTGCCAAAAGGCATGGGGTCAATCTGTCAAAGTATGGTAAATCGCATTCCGTGGTGTTCAATTCCCACCGTGGATCGCAGTTGCGTGCCAACCGCCGCCTTGAGGCAGCCAAGACCATTCATCCGCAGGCTGCTGTCGAGGGCACATTCTGGGGGATGTTCCAGATAGGAGGTTTCAATTGGAAAAGGTGTGGAGCCGAGAGCCTGGAGAACTTTGTGGAACTTATGTCGCGTTCCGAACGAGATCAGCTCGACATGTTTGCAAATTTCATCACGAACACCGGACTGGTAAAGCATCTCCAGTCCAAAAACTGGGCCGCATTTGCACGTGGATATAACGGACCTGCCTATGCTCGCCGTCGTTATCATACGCGTATGGCCTCTGCCTATGCCCGCCATAGCAAATGTGAGAAGCAGAAGACGACTGTAGAACCGGATTCGACCTCCGATTCTGAAGGATGATGCCCCGGAGTGCAAGGACATGATTCCGTAAAATGTCAACGACCGAGCACACATGTGTGCTCGGTCGTTGATGTTGTTATATATAGAAAGATAGGTTTGTAGCCTCTTCGTGGCTTTTATTAATAGTTCTCGGCCTTACGCTCGAAATAAGCCTGTTCCTTTCCGCATACAGGGCATTTCTTGGGGGCTGAGCTTCCTTTGTGCACATAGCCGCAATGCATGCATTGCCATTCCTGCTCAGGATTGTTGCTTGAAAATTCCTGGTCGTTGGTGAGGCGTTCGAGCAGACGTAGATAACGCTTCTCATGCTCGACCTCTACCTTTGCCACCATCTTGAATATCATGGCTATCTCTGGGAATCCCTCATCGGCGGCGGTCTGCGCGAAGTTGGCGTACAGGTCGCTCCATTCCTCACGTTCTCCTGCGGCTGCTTCGCGAAGATTAGTGATGGTGTCGCCTACCACTCCGGCAGGATAGCCTGCCTGGATGGTCACGATACCTCCCTCAAGCTTGCTGAAGAACATCTCGGCGTGACTCATTTCCTGCTTGGCAGTCATCTTGAATATTTTAGCAATCTGTCGGTAGCCCTCTTCCTTGGCTTTTTTTGCGAAGAGGGTATATCGTGAACGAGCCTGGCTTTCACCGGCGAAAGCTGCGAGCAGATTGTGCTCGGTCTGAGTGCCTTTTATTGATTTTTTATCCATGTGTGTAAATGTGTTATAGGATGTAAGAGAGTCTGGCGGCTGTGTTTATGTCCGTGACTCTTCAATTATAACAAGGGGTATCCTTGTATTGTTCGCATGAAGGTGATATTTTCTTGAAATATACGAATTGAAGAGATAGCCGATGGCAGGTTAATCTTTCGATTCATATAGAGAGAGGGTCTCATGCAGGGAGGATGTGACCATGGCTCGAAGTTCCGGTGGTGCGATCACGCACACATTCGGGCCTAATGACAGCACCTCCTGAAGAAAATCGGGGGTGAGGCGCAGGCGGTAATAGAATATTGAGTAGTCATCGTGTACCACCTCCCGCTGGGAATGATGAAGAGGGAGTGCTCGGAAATATTTTGCTTGCCGCGAATCGGTGCGCAGTGCCACATCCTTGGCTTCTCCCTGAGAGAACACTATGCCGAATGTGTCGCGCACATAGCTCTCTGCGTCAAAAGTCGGGTCCGGCTCAAATGTGTCATCGTCCAGCGTGACATCCTCCATGCGGTCGAGTGCATAGGTCTTCACTTTCTGGTCCGCCACATTGCGTCCTGTAAGATACCACCGCTGACGGAAAATTTTCAGGAAATACGGCTCCACGATGACTCCGTTGCTGGGTGTCGAGCGTGTGTATGGACGGTAGGTGAAATGTACGGCACGGTGTTCGCGCAGGGCGGATATCACCTGCGACAGATATAGGCGTGCGGACGGCACATCCTCAAGGAATATCCTCTCGGATATGTCGGAGGCGGTGGATAGCGCGTTGCTCATGGCAGCAGTGTTGAGCAGCCAGTCGGTGACCCCCTCCTGATGGTTGTCACCTGTGGCGATGGAGTATTCATAGGTGGCAGGGTCATAGTTGATTGATATTGAGAAAAGCTCCTCAATGGCTTCACGGTAGTTGTAGAATGTGCGGCGCGGGAGCGGTTCACCGTTTGAAAAAGGTGATATTACCCACAGCTCGTTAAGCTTTCCACGCTTTATGGAGCCGTACCTTCTGATGGTGTCGATGAGCCACACATAGCGGCCTAATAGATTTCGTGCCATAATTGTTCAGTGGGGGAGGGGGACCGGTTGCAAAGGTAAATAAATTTATGGATTTCCTGCGCCTTATAATGTCACAATTCATCAGATTTTTATTTGAGAGTAGTATCGGACTATTTGTGTAAACTCAAATTAAATATAACTACCAACATTCCAATATGAGAGTGTATTTTCTAATATATTGCATAGGAAATGTTTTTTTACTGCTATAAAACAGTTTTTTTGGACACTTGGAGAACCAATAGAGGTATAAAAAGAAAAAAAGAGTCCTAAAATGCTGATTTTTACCTGTCAGTGAGATACTTTTATGGGATTTTAACTACCTTTGTATTTGGATTGAGACAACTCTTTCCACGAAATTTTGAAATAATAAGAAGCGTTATGCTTATCTTGTGAATTGGAAACGTAGGAAATTTCACAATTACACACAAGGATGGCATAGTGGTTCTCACGCTATAGCGTGGGCTGCTATTACTACATTCGTGTGTACAGGTTTCCTACGACCTCCAATTCAGAACGTGGCATTTGCAGTTCCACGCTTCTGCGTGATTAACGGCTCAATAGGAACTAAAAGAGCCACTTGAATAAGAAGAAAATGAAAAAGCTCTTAATCACTTTAGCCATGCTCTTTGCTGTTATCAACATTATGGCACAAGAACATCTCTCTTTCAAAGGTATTCCCATTGAAGGAAGTATGACATCATTCTGTCAGAAACTCAAAGCCAAAGGATTTACTTCAATTGGTCGTGACAATAACATAACGTTGTTTACTGGTGATTTCACAGGGCGTAAGGCTACAGTCGGTGTTAAAGCAACAGACGATGGAAAAAACGTTTTTGCTGTAGTCGTTTTCTTTGAGCCAAGCGAAGAGTGGAAGACCCTTGTTTATATTTATGACTATTACAAGGATCTATATACTCGTAAATACGGAGAGCCTACAATTTCAAAAGAAAACAATCCTGCACATTCTGATTCCAATACTGCTTTAATGGCAGAAGTACATCAGGGAACTGTCGTGTATGGCAGCGCATGGGAAGTGACAGGTGGTGATATACAGCTTTCAATAGAAAAAACATCAGGTGTCTATGAGGGTGTGGTCATGATACGTTATCGGGACTCGCTGAATGCTGAAGCCAAAATCAAAAATGATTTAGACGACATCTAAAAACAGTGTAGTATGAAAAGATTTGTAACGCCCAAGGAAGAAGCAAAATAGCAGCTCGTACAAACGTATGACATAGGACGCTTCAAGCTCTTTCCCACACAAAATATGTGGACATTCATTAATCTTGACACTCAGGACAGGACAGATGTCGCAAGTGCAATATAGCGTCAAAGGTGATGAAGGACGCTTTGAATACGACTTAAATCCTAATCCGCTGGTCACGAGGTAAGAAAGTCAATGGACGTTTTGAACTTTATTCCACTCAAAACATCTATAACTTCATTCTCCTTGACAGAATAGACGGTAAAACATGGCAGGTTCAGTGGTTGTTCGATGAAGAAAACCGTGCAGTCGTACCTATTAACCATGCTGTCCCAGCCACAAATTAAATACGCCGACAGCCTAATTTATAACAAGTTGTAAAAATGACTCTATTGCTCACTTTAGGTTTATGTATCGCTGCTATAGCTATTGTTGCCATAGTAGCGATACGCATATTGTTAAAAAAGAATTCGAATGAGCTGTCTTTTAGAGTAGAGAGCATAACTCCTTTCCAAGCCAACCATGAAAGCAGGGAAGAAACACTAAGACAAGAAAACGAACACTTTTTTAAAGATATCGAGTCCAATTTGGAACAAACATTTAATGGGCAATACATAACATTTCGAGAAGAGAAACTGTTTACGGAATATTATACAGAGTTGTTCCATGAAGTAAATGACTGTCTTAAACGGCTTGAAACATTCCATGTGGAACCGTCTGAAACAATCGCAAAATTTGTATCTGATTTTGAGAATCTACAATGGCTCATCAAAAGCCATAATGACAGATTTATAAAAGAGGAACTTAACACCTATAAGGATTTTTTCGACCATTGTCTGAAATATCCGTTGGATAAGCAACAAAGACGATCCATTGTGTCAGGTGAGGACAACTGTTTGGTAATCAGTAGTGCAGGAAGCGGAAAGACATCGTCTATTGTGGGAAAAGTGAAGTATCTTATAGAAATTAAACATATTGAGCCTCAAAATATCCTCCTTATTAGCTATACCAACAAGGCGGCCGCCGAACTGACAGACAGAATGGGTATTGAGGGATTGCGTGGTTACACATTCCATAAACTTGCTCTTGATATCATCGGACAGGTGACAGGTCAGAAACCGTCGATATGCAGTAACACAGACGCACTGTTTTTGAAAATATATCAAGAACTACTTGATGACGACAACTTCAAAAAGAGTGTGGTTGAATACTTCTTTGATTACCAAATTCAAGAACAAGATTGGGAACGACAAAAGAACGAGCGTAGGCAACAGCTTTCAGAACAAAAAGAAACACGTTTGAAAGCGCAGTTTCCGGATATGGATGGGAAGACTGTTTACGTTCGAAGTGAACAGGAGCAGAAAATATGTCTTGCGCTGTCATTGCTTGGCGTGAAATTCAGATACGAAGAACCTTACGAACATTCTTTGGCAGATGAAATGCATTCGCAATACATGCCGGATTTCTCCATTTATTATGAACGAGACGGTGAAACAAAACGAATATATCTGGAACACTTTGGCGTGGACGAACACAGCCTTGTCCCTATGTGGTTTGCCAAAGACCGAGGTATTACCTATGAAGAAGCCAATCAGCAATATAATGACGGTATCACATGGAAAAAGGCCGCACATGAGAAATTCGGTACGGAACTATTGACAACCACAAGTGCTGATTTTCACTATTACGATATCAGGGACAAACTGAAGATACAACTGGAAAAGGCAGGTGTTCCTGTCAAAGAAAAAACGGATGCGGAATTATATGATATGGTTCTGTCTCCCAACAGCAAGCAGGAAAAATCGTTTATCCGGCTTGTCGTCACCTTTGTAACATTAATAAAGTCAAATTGCAGATCCATACATGAGGTTATAAGGGAAGTTAAAAGCATAGGAGATGAGCGTA
The sequence above is drawn from the Duncaniella freteri genome and encodes:
- the rbr gene encoding rubrerythrin, translating into MDKKSIKGTQTEHNLLAAFAGESQARSRYTLFAKKAKEEGYRQIAKIFKMTAKQEMSHAEMFFSKLEGGIVTIQAGYPAGVVGDTITNLREAAAGEREEWSDLYANFAQTAADEGFPEIAMIFKMVAKVEVEHEKRYLRLLERLTNDQEFSSNNPEQEWQCMHCGYVHKGSSAPKKCPVCGKEQAYFERKAENY
- a CDS encoding UvrD-helicase domain-containing protein, with translation MTLLLTLGLCIAAIAIVAIVAIRILLKKNSNELSFRVESITPFQANHESREETLRQENEHFFKDIESNLEQTFNGQYITFREEKLFTEYYTELFHEVNDCLKRLETFHVEPSETIAKFVSDFENLQWLIKSHNDRFIKEELNTYKDFFDHCLKYPLDKQQRRSIVSGEDNCLVISSAGSGKTSSIVGKVKYLIEIKHIEPQNILLISYTNKAAAELTDRMGIEGLRGYTFHKLALDIIGQVTGQKPSICSNTDALFLKIYQELLDDDNFKKSVVEYFFDYQIQEQDWERQKNERRQQLSEQKETRLKAQFPDMDGKTVYVRSEQEQKICLALSLLGVKFRYEEPYEHSLADEMHSQYMPDFSIYYERDGETKRIYLEHFGVDEHSLVPMWFAKDRGITYEEANQQYNDGITWKKAAHEKFGTELLTTTSADFHYYDIRDKLKIQLEKAGVPVKEKTDAELYDMVLSPNSKQEKSFIRLVVTFVTLIKSNCRSIHEVIREVKSIGDERNEFIIKNIFQPVYERYIEELRKLNQIDFTDAILQATDICRSLHPVRYDYIIVDEFQDISFDRYNFLKALREGNPPAKLYCVGDDWQSIYRFSGSDMALFNSFQDFFGHTDINKIETTYRFGEPLVSLSSQFIQQNGTQIKKDIHPYNPETKTELFFYEYDRANYCNVIEQLVASIPLDKSIFLLGRYSFDDYYLSYRYQSTKEGNRFYYFIGNRKIEFLTAHKSKGLEADYVIILQCNKDTYGFPSLVNDDPVLNYVLTKSDQYPYGEERRLFYVAITRAKIRTFVLYDKRFPSVFVDEILHPEKITEKSYEKHPNANKRWTRNADNFLMTLYHEGKSIKYIAAKMGRSQTSIVMRLGKLEGNK
- a CDS encoding N-acetylmuramidase family protein; translated protein: MLQRAAMLVASVLLSSAIFTINSDGQSRKTDKDVDVSESPVAMAKQLTEPKDTILALTEQDFLEVAQSLGVEVAAIKAVVEIEAGCTHEGFSAPGKPLINFDLTMFRRFAKRHGVNLSKYGKSHSVVFNSHRGSQLRANRRLEAAKTIHPQAAVEGTFWGMFQIGGFNWKRCGAESLENFVELMSRSERDQLDMFANFITNTGLVKHLQSKNWAAFARGYNGPAYARRRYHTRMASAYARHSKCEKQKTTVEPDSTSDSEG
- a CDS encoding helix-turn-helix transcriptional regulator; translation: MARNLLGRYVWLIDTIRRYGSIKRGKLNELWVISPFSNGEPLPRRTFYNYREAIEELFSISINYDPATYEYSIATGDNHQEGVTDWLLNTAAMSNALSTASDISERIFLEDVPSARLYLSQVISALREHRAVHFTYRPYTRSTPSNGVIVEPYFLKIFRQRWYLTGRNVADQKVKTYALDRMEDVTLDDDTFEPDPTFDAESYVRDTFGIVFSQGEAKDVALRTDSRQAKYFRALPLHHSQREVVHDDYSIFYYRLRLTPDFLQEVLSLGPNVCVIAPPELRAMVTSSLHETLSLYESKD